One stretch of Microbacterium terrae DNA includes these proteins:
- a CDS encoding dihydrofolate reductase has protein sequence MTAPVGLIWAEARGGVIGADGGMPWHVPEDLAHFKAKTLGAPVVMGRRTWESFPARFRPLPGRRNIVVTRNSAWTDAGAERAASLEDALALAGADDPDRVWVIGGGSLYREAITFADRLEITELDLDVAGDTLAPDRAGWHAVAVDPPEGWHTSRTGIRFRMVTAERGA, from the coding sequence ATGACCGCTCCCGTCGGCCTCATCTGGGCCGAGGCCCGCGGTGGGGTGATCGGCGCCGACGGCGGCATGCCCTGGCATGTGCCCGAAGACCTCGCGCACTTCAAGGCGAAGACGCTCGGAGCGCCGGTCGTCATGGGGCGGCGCACGTGGGAGTCGTTCCCCGCGCGGTTCCGTCCGCTTCCGGGGCGCCGGAACATCGTGGTCACCCGCAACAGCGCGTGGACGGATGCCGGGGCCGAGCGCGCCGCGTCGCTCGAAGACGCCCTGGCTCTGGCGGGCGCGGATGATCCGGATCGGGTGTGGGTCATCGGCGGCGGCTCGCTCTACCGCGAGGCGATCACCTTCGCCGACCGGCTCGAGATCACCGAGCTCGACCTGGACGTCGCGGGCGACACCCTGGCTCCCGACCGCGCAGGATGGCACGCGGTCGCCGTGGATCCGCCCGAAGGATGGCACACCTCGCGCACCGGCATCCGCTTCCGCATGGTCACGGCGGAACGCGGAGCCTGA
- a CDS encoding thymidylate synthase, whose amino-acid sequence MTTTIPTPYEDLLRDVLEHGVHKDDRTGTGTTSAFGRQIRFDLSQGFPLITTKRVHFKSIAYELLWFLRGESNVGWLQEHGVTIWDEWADASGELGPVYGVQWRSWPTPSGGQIDQISQVIEQIRANPDSRRLIVSAWNPADIPDMALAPCHAMFQFYVADGRLSCQLYQRSADLFLGVPFNVASYALLTLMIAQQTGLEPGDFVWTGGDCHIYDNHVEQVREQLTREPYPYPTLRLARTPASIFDYTFEDFVVEDYRHHPAIRGAVAV is encoded by the coding sequence GTGACGACGACGATCCCGACCCCCTACGAGGACCTGCTGCGCGATGTGCTCGAGCACGGCGTGCACAAGGACGACCGCACCGGCACCGGCACGACCTCGGCGTTCGGCAGGCAGATCCGGTTCGACCTGTCGCAGGGGTTCCCGCTCATCACCACCAAGCGCGTGCACTTCAAGTCGATCGCGTACGAGCTGCTCTGGTTCCTGCGCGGTGAGTCGAACGTCGGCTGGCTGCAGGAGCACGGCGTCACGATCTGGGACGAGTGGGCCGACGCCTCGGGCGAGCTCGGCCCGGTGTACGGCGTGCAGTGGCGGTCGTGGCCCACCCCGTCGGGCGGTCAGATCGACCAGATCTCCCAGGTGATCGAGCAGATCCGCGCGAACCCCGACTCTCGGCGGCTGATCGTCTCGGCGTGGAACCCGGCCGACATCCCCGACATGGCGCTCGCTCCCTGCCACGCGATGTTCCAGTTCTACGTCGCCGACGGCAGGCTGTCGTGCCAGCTCTACCAGCGCAGCGCCGACCTCTTCCTCGGAGTGCCCTTCAACGTGGCCTCGTACGCCCTGCTCACGCTGATGATCGCCCAGCAGACCGGTCTCGAGCCCGGCGACTTCGTGTGGACCGGCGGCGACTGCCACATCTACGACAACCACGTCGAGCAGGTGCGCGAGCAGCTGACCCGCGAGCCGTACCCGTACCCGACGCTGCGCCTCGCGCGCACGCCCGCGTCGATCTTCGATTACACCTTCGAGGACTTCGTCGTCGAGGACTACCGGCACCACCCCGCCATCCGCGGAGCGGTCGCGGTATGA
- a CDS encoding TlpA family protein disulfide reductase, producing the protein MNIVGALLAIAALLAVTIGVGVFLQMRQSRPQRHIPHEVVEPHRLGAEKLGEVATLLQFSTELCARCPGVHRTLSSIADAHEGVRHLDIDLTHRPDIAKHFRVLQTPTTLVLDRDGAIQTRFGGAPGRDVLELELNRLAAESTSV; encoded by the coding sequence GTGAACATCGTCGGAGCCCTCCTCGCCATCGCGGCACTTCTCGCGGTGACGATCGGCGTCGGCGTCTTCCTGCAGATGCGCCAGTCGCGGCCGCAGCGCCACATCCCCCACGAGGTCGTCGAACCGCACCGCCTCGGCGCTGAGAAGCTCGGCGAAGTGGCCACCCTGCTGCAGTTCTCGACCGAGCTCTGCGCCCGCTGCCCCGGCGTGCACCGCACGCTCTCGTCGATCGCCGACGCGCACGAGGGGGTCCGCCACCTCGACATCGACCTCACGCACCGGCCCGACATCGCCAAGCACTTCCGCGTGCTGCAGACCCCGACCACCCTCGTGCTCGACCGCGACGGCGCGATCCAGACCCGCTTCGGCGGCGCCCCGGGCCGCGACGTGCTCGAGCTCGAGCTGAACCGACTCGCCGCGGAGAGCACGAGTGTCTGA
- a CDS encoding DUF4395 domain-containing protein, protein MSEAPSVRGGIDPRGPRFVAGITAVLLLVDVFLGLTGLSTSRAFGWFAYQPLAEATLTAGGGWAITAATVGERILDPAFLLLLVIALLFLWGVLSPRTAPWGALYRSLIAPRLSPPVDLEDPRPPRFAQGVGLFVTTLGLVLHLFGVPWALVVAAALAFVAAFLNAVFGLCLGCQLYLLLQRAGIVGRERPAAA, encoded by the coding sequence GTGTCTGAGGCACCGTCAGTCCGCGGCGGGATCGACCCGCGCGGACCGCGCTTCGTCGCCGGGATCACCGCCGTGCTGCTCCTGGTCGACGTCTTCCTCGGGCTGACCGGCCTGTCGACCAGCCGGGCGTTCGGGTGGTTCGCCTACCAGCCCCTCGCCGAGGCGACGCTCACCGCAGGCGGCGGCTGGGCGATCACCGCGGCCACCGTCGGCGAGCGCATCCTCGACCCGGCGTTCCTGCTGCTCCTCGTCATCGCACTGCTCTTCCTGTGGGGAGTGCTGTCGCCGCGCACCGCACCGTGGGGCGCGCTCTACCGGTCGTTGATCGCGCCGCGGCTCTCGCCGCCCGTCGACCTCGAAGACCCCCGTCCTCCGCGGTTCGCGCAGGGCGTCGGCCTGTTCGTGACGACACTCGGCCTCGTGCTCCACCTGTTCGGGGTGCCGTGGGCGCTCGTCGTCGCAGCCGCTCTCGCGTTCGTCGCGGCATTCCTCAACGCGGTGTTCGGGCTGTGCCTCGGGTGCCAGCTGTACCTCCTGCTCCAGCGCGCCGGCATCGTCGGCCGCGAGCGCCCCGCCGCGGCCTGA
- a CDS encoding OsmC family peroxiredoxin — protein sequence MTVTSEASTAWKGGLTDGSGEVTFVSSGTGTFAVNWKARSEGSTSVTTPEELIAAAHSSCFSMALSNALAENGTPPESIDTTASVTFKPGTGITGSHLNVNAVVPGLSPEDFERIAQAAKSGCPVSQALAGIEITLEATLA from the coding sequence ATGACCGTCACCAGCGAAGCAAGCACCGCCTGGAAGGGCGGTCTCACCGACGGCTCCGGTGAGGTCACGTTCGTCTCTTCGGGCACCGGCACCTTCGCGGTGAACTGGAAGGCCCGCAGCGAGGGCTCGACGTCGGTGACGACGCCGGAGGAGCTCATCGCCGCCGCGCACTCCTCGTGCTTCAGCATGGCGCTCTCGAACGCCCTGGCCGAGAACGGCACCCCACCCGAGTCGATCGACACGACCGCCTCGGTGACGTTCAAGCCCGGCACCGGCATCACCGGCAGCCATCTGAACGTCAACGCCGTCGTGCCGGGGCTCTCGCCCGAGGACTTCGAGCGCATCGCTCAGGCGGCCAAGAGCGGATGCCCGGTCTCTCAGGCCCTCGCGGGCATCGAGATCACCCTCGAGGCGACGCTTGCCTGA
- a CDS encoding TIGR01777 family oxidoreductase, whose product MPELPEPGRVVVAGSSGLIGTALVESLRADGITVSRLVRRAPAAPDEIEWSPGDRPLDPAVLDGARAVVCLSGASIGRLPWTKAYRRTLLWSRVAPTRTIAGAVAALGDAAPAFVSASAVGFYGSAPGERLTEASPRGETFLADVCGEWESAALGAGDRARVTLLRTAPIVHPEGVLKPLMLLTRLGLGGPIGRGTQVWPWISLADEVRGIRHVIDGSVTGPVNLTGPQRATANDLGFALAVRMNRPFLVPAPEWALRVALSADATQSLLTSDAHVVPEVLERTGFVFEHPTVEDAVSAAVDAPA is encoded by the coding sequence TTGCCTGAACTCCCCGAGCCCGGCCGCGTCGTCGTCGCCGGATCGTCGGGCCTCATCGGCACCGCGCTGGTGGAGAGCCTGCGCGCTGACGGGATCACCGTCTCGCGGCTCGTGCGCCGCGCGCCCGCCGCCCCCGATGAGATCGAATGGAGCCCGGGCGACCGGCCGCTCGATCCGGCCGTGCTCGACGGCGCTCGCGCGGTCGTGTGCCTGAGCGGCGCGAGCATCGGCCGACTCCCCTGGACGAAGGCCTACCGGCGCACGCTGCTGTGGTCGCGCGTCGCGCCGACCCGCACGATCGCGGGCGCAGTCGCGGCGCTGGGGGACGCCGCGCCGGCGTTCGTCTCGGCCTCCGCCGTCGGGTTCTACGGCTCCGCCCCCGGCGAACGACTGACGGAGGCGTCGCCGCGCGGCGAGACCTTCCTCGCCGACGTGTGCGGCGAGTGGGAGTCCGCGGCACTCGGCGCCGGCGACCGCGCGCGGGTGACCCTGCTGCGCACCGCTCCGATCGTGCACCCCGAGGGCGTGCTCAAGCCCCTGATGCTGCTCACGCGGCTGGGCCTCGGCGGCCCGATCGGCCGGGGCACCCAGGTATGGCCGTGGATCTCGCTCGCCGACGAGGTGCGCGGCATCCGTCATGTGATCGACGGCTCCGTCACCGGGCCCGTCAACCTCACCGGGCCGCAGCGCGCCACCGCGAACGACCTCGGCTTCGCCCTGGCGGTGCGGATGAACCGGCCGTTCCTGGTCCCGGCTCCGGAGTGGGCGCTGCGCGTCGCGCTCAGCGCCGACGCCACGCAGTCGCTGCTGACCTCCGACGCCCATGTCGTGCCCGAGGTTCTCGAGCGGACCGGGTTCGTGTTCGAGCATCCCACCGTCGAAGACGCGGTCTCCGCGGCCGTCGACGCACCCGCGTGA
- a CDS encoding tetratricopeptide repeat protein: MSARIGVAVMAVMLAVYIVLVGQRAWLLLTTPDPVAIAFGAALVVLPLIAAWALGRELWFGVRAQQLGARLEAEGALPTDDVAVRPSGQPVREDADALFPAYRADVEAHPDDWAAWYRLGLAYDASGDRRRAREAVRTAIRLERADRR, from the coding sequence ATGAGCGCCCGCATCGGCGTCGCCGTGATGGCGGTGATGCTCGCGGTGTACATCGTGCTCGTGGGGCAGCGCGCCTGGCTGCTGCTGACGACGCCCGACCCGGTCGCGATCGCGTTCGGAGCCGCGTTGGTGGTGCTCCCGCTCATCGCCGCGTGGGCGCTCGGGCGCGAGCTGTGGTTCGGCGTGCGCGCTCAGCAGCTCGGCGCGCGCCTCGAGGCGGAGGGCGCCCTCCCGACCGACGACGTGGCGGTGCGACCCAGCGGACAGCCGGTGCGCGAGGACGCGGATGCGCTGTTCCCGGCCTATCGAGCGGATGTCGAGGCGCACCCCGACGACTGGGCGGCCTGGTACCGCCTGGGCCTCGCCTACGACGCCTCCGGAGATCGCCGGCGAGCGCGCGAAGCCGTGCGCACGGCCATCAGGCTCGAGCGCGCCGACCGTCGCTGA
- the dapB gene encoding 4-hydroxy-tetrahydrodipicolinate reductase, with amino-acid sequence MTTRVALVGGTGKLGGIIHQVIDDEPGFEVVAVLTSRSGMSELDGADLVVDASVPAVSIDVVRAAVERGVNVLVGTSGWSAERIALVRPLVDAAGTGALFVPNFSLGSVLGSALAAAAAPFFGSVEIVEAHRETKIDSPSGTAVRTAELIAAARSDVGPVESPHVDQRARGQQVASVPIHSLRRPGVVARQETILSGPGESLTITHDTVEPAAAYAPGIRLALVAARDGRGVTVGLDSLVDIGIRPRGPRETRPVDEGGVPGQVARATGA; translated from the coding sequence ATGACGACGCGCGTGGCCCTCGTGGGCGGCACCGGCAAGCTCGGGGGGATCATCCACCAGGTGATCGACGACGAACCCGGATTCGAGGTCGTGGCGGTGCTCACCTCCCGCTCGGGGATGTCGGAGCTCGACGGCGCAGACCTCGTCGTCGACGCATCCGTGCCCGCCGTGTCGATCGACGTCGTGCGCGCCGCAGTCGAGCGGGGCGTGAACGTGCTCGTCGGCACGTCGGGATGGTCGGCGGAGCGCATCGCGCTCGTGCGACCGCTCGTCGACGCCGCCGGCACCGGCGCGCTGTTCGTGCCGAACTTCTCGCTCGGCTCGGTGCTCGGCTCGGCCCTCGCGGCCGCGGCGGCGCCGTTCTTCGGCTCGGTCGAGATCGTCGAGGCCCACCGCGAGACCAAGATCGACTCGCCGAGCGGGACGGCGGTGCGCACCGCCGAGCTCATCGCGGCCGCCCGGTCCGACGTCGGTCCGGTCGAGTCGCCCCATGTCGACCAGCGCGCGCGCGGCCAGCAGGTCGCGAGCGTGCCCATCCACTCGCTCCGCCGGCCGGGCGTCGTCGCGCGTCAGGAGACCATCCTCTCGGGGCCGGGGGAGTCGCTCACCATCACCCACGACACCGTCGAGCCCGCGGCGGCCTACGCCCCCGGCATCCGTCTCGCCCTCGTCGCCGCGCGCGACGGCCGTGGTGTGACAGTCGGGCTCGACAGCCTCGTCGACATCGGCATCCGTCCGCGCGGTCCGCGCGAGACGCGCCCCGTCGACGAGGGCGGCGTGCCCGGCCAGGTCGCGCGCGCCACCGGAGCATGA
- a CDS encoding GNAT family N-acetyltransferase: MVTFRPSAADAADAHELLAEYFASRVVGFAEQSVVYTTKFPDPAVFEPPAGVFVIAEDDDGPVGCGGIRAVPDGPRGVRYEVKHLYLRPRTRGRGWGRLLLDDLIARARELGARELVLDTHHSLEAAAALYARTGFAEIAPYNDNPNASRWYALALD; encoded by the coding sequence GTGGTCACCTTCCGCCCCTCCGCCGCCGACGCGGCCGACGCCCACGAGCTGCTCGCCGAGTACTTCGCGTCGCGGGTCGTCGGCTTCGCCGAGCAGAGCGTCGTGTACACGACGAAGTTCCCCGACCCGGCGGTGTTCGAGCCGCCTGCGGGCGTGTTCGTCATCGCCGAGGACGACGACGGTCCTGTCGGCTGCGGCGGCATCCGTGCGGTGCCTGACGGGCCTCGCGGCGTGCGCTACGAGGTGAAGCACCTCTACCTGCGTCCGCGCACGCGCGGGCGCGGCTGGGGGCGGCTGCTGCTCGACGACCTGATCGCCCGTGCACGGGAGCTCGGCGCGCGCGAGCTCGTGCTCGACACCCACCACTCGCTCGAGGCCGCGGCCGCGCTCTACGCCCGCACCGGCTTCGCCGAGATCGCGCCCTACAACGACAACCCGAACGCCTCGCGCTGGTACGCGCTCGCCCTCGACTAG
- a CDS encoding ATP-dependent zinc protease family protein: MKQPVHSNTIAGWREWVSLPQSDVPWLKAKLDTGARTSALHAFDIEEFDRDGDAWVRFGIHPWQRSADDTVIVEMPVHDRRLIRSSSGHTQQRYVVLMAVKMLGREFTAEVTLTNRDQMGFRMLIGRQALRHGFVVDSGRSFLGGRAPKEVRRRNRGRPAEGADTDDASAA; the protein is encoded by the coding sequence GTGAAGCAACCCGTCCATTCAAACACCATCGCCGGGTGGCGCGAGTGGGTGAGCCTTCCGCAGAGCGATGTTCCGTGGCTCAAGGCGAAGCTCGACACCGGTGCGCGCACGTCCGCTCTGCATGCGTTCGACATCGAGGAGTTCGACCGCGACGGCGACGCGTGGGTGCGCTTCGGTATCCACCCCTGGCAGCGGTCGGCCGACGACACCGTGATCGTCGAGATGCCCGTCCACGACCGACGCCTCATCCGCAGTTCGTCGGGGCACACGCAGCAGCGCTATGTCGTGCTGATGGCGGTGAAGATGCTCGGTCGCGAGTTCACCGCCGAGGTCACCCTCACCAACCGCGACCAGATGGGCTTCCGCATGCTGATCGGGCGGCAGGCGCTCCGTCATGGCTTCGTCGTCGACTCGGGCCGGTCGTTCCTGGGCGGGCGTGCCCCGAAGGAGGTGCGGCGCCGCAACCGGGGTCGTCCCGCCGAGGGCGCGGACACCGACGACGCGTCGGCTGCCTAG
- a CDS encoding RimK family alpha-L-glutamate ligase yields the protein MKLAVLSRAPRAYSTQRLRAAALQRGHTVKVLDTLRFGIDLTGGEPDLVYRGRPLSDYDAILPRIGNSITYFGTAVVRQFEQMDVYTPNTANGISNARDKLRATQILSRHNIGIPGTAFVRNRADVRPAIERVGGAPVVIKLLEGTQGIGVILAPQVKVAEAIIETLHSTKQNVLIQRFIAESRGRDIRALVIGDRVVAAMRRVANGDEFRSNVHRGGSVEPVELTPAYEEAAVRSAQIMGLKVAGVDMLEGDEGPLVMEVNSSPGLQGIESATNLDVAGAIIDFIANQVAFPEIDVRQRLTVSTGYGVAELLVHGDADLIGKSLGESGLWERDITVLTLHRGTSVIPNPRKGVVLEADDRLLCFGKLEEMRSMIPERRRRRAKMRKLPKDPIPLEGENG from the coding sequence ATGAAACTCGCAGTCCTCTCGCGTGCCCCGAGAGCGTATTCGACCCAGCGTCTCCGTGCTGCAGCGCTGCAGCGGGGCCACACGGTCAAGGTTCTCGACACGCTCCGCTTCGGAATCGACCTCACCGGCGGCGAGCCCGACCTCGTCTATCGCGGCCGGCCGCTGTCGGACTACGACGCGATCCTCCCCCGCATCGGCAATTCGATCACCTACTTCGGCACGGCCGTGGTGCGCCAGTTCGAGCAGATGGACGTCTACACGCCCAACACCGCCAACGGCATCTCGAACGCGCGCGACAAGCTGCGGGCCACCCAGATCCTCTCGCGCCACAACATCGGCATCCCGGGCACCGCCTTCGTCCGCAACCGGGCCGATGTGCGCCCCGCCATCGAGCGGGTCGGCGGCGCACCCGTCGTCATCAAGCTCCTCGAAGGCACTCAGGGCATCGGCGTCATCCTCGCCCCGCAGGTGAAGGTCGCCGAGGCGATCATCGAGACGCTCCACTCCACCAAGCAGAACGTGCTCATCCAGCGCTTCATCGCCGAGAGCCGTGGTCGCGACATCCGCGCACTCGTCATCGGCGACCGGGTCGTCGCCGCGATGCGGCGCGTCGCGAACGGCGACGAGTTCCGCTCGAACGTGCACCGCGGCGGCAGCGTCGAACCGGTCGAGCTGACGCCCGCCTACGAGGAGGCGGCCGTGCGCTCGGCGCAGATCATGGGGCTGAAGGTCGCCGGCGTCGACATGCTCGAAGGCGACGAGGGGCCGCTGGTGATGGAGGTCAACTCCTCCCCCGGCCTTCAGGGAATCGAGTCGGCGACGAACCTCGACGTCGCCGGCGCCATCATCGACTTCATCGCCAACCAGGTCGCCTTCCCCGAGATCGACGTGCGCCAGCGGCTCACCGTGTCGACCGGCTACGGGGTGGCCGAGCTGCTCGTGCACGGCGACGCCGACCTGATCGGCAAGAGCCTGGGCGAGTCGGGCCTGTGGGAGCGCGACATCACGGTGCTGACCCTGCACCGGGGCACCTCGGTCATCCCCAACCCGCGCAAGGGCGTCGTGCTCGAAGCGGATGACCGCCTGCTGTGCTTCGGCAAGCTCGAGGAGATGCGCTCGATGATCCCCGAGCGGCGCCGCCGCCGGGCGAAGATGCGAAAGCTCCCGAAGGACCCGATCCCGCTCGAGGGCGAGAACGGCTGA
- a CDS encoding histidine phosphatase family protein: MTHYIYLVRHGEHQDAEHGMVDGPLSPRGRRQASLLADRLSGVPFDSVRHSPLERAAQTAQAVAERMPSVSPEPSALLFDCVPTGMTPDTPSAFEPFFNSVTEAEIDAGRAQMSDAVSEFLVRKRGEVHDLIITHNFVIAWFVREVLQAPEWRWMTLNQAHCGLTVFAQKQGRPWTLLSHNDMAHLPVELRTGLPEIYPV, encoded by the coding sequence GTGACGCACTACATCTATCTCGTGCGGCATGGCGAGCATCAGGACGCGGAGCACGGAATGGTCGACGGACCGCTCTCACCGCGTGGGCGCCGCCAGGCCTCTCTGCTGGCCGACCGCTTGTCCGGCGTTCCGTTCGACTCGGTGCGGCACTCGCCCCTCGAGCGGGCCGCTCAGACGGCGCAGGCGGTGGCCGAGCGGATGCCGTCGGTGTCGCCCGAACCCTCGGCGCTCCTGTTCGACTGCGTTCCGACCGGCATGACCCCCGACACGCCCTCGGCGTTCGAGCCGTTCTTCAACTCGGTCACCGAGGCGGAGATCGATGCCGGACGGGCGCAGATGTCGGATGCGGTGAGCGAGTTCCTGGTGCGCAAGCGCGGCGAGGTGCACGACCTGATCATCACGCACAACTTCGTCATCGCGTGGTTCGTGCGCGAAGTCCTCCAGGCACCGGAGTGGCGCTGGATGACCCTCAATCAGGCGCATTGCGGGCTGACGGTCTTCGCGCAGAAGCAGGGGCGTCCGTGGACGCTGCTCTCGCACAACGACATGGCGCACCTGCCGGTCGAGCTGCGCACCGGTCTGCCGGAGATCTACCCGGTCTGA
- a CDS encoding aldo/keto reductase has product MAFDADATLTQHETRADAAAPAAPAPGTPHPSAPIPVQGPGVGNDVRVTLGEGGPPVFPLVLGGGEFGWNVDLESSHDILDTYVELGGNMVHSSDGYAGGRSEHIIGQWLHSRGLRDDVVLADRIGANPDNPGLGPVNLVRAVEASLTRLRTDRIDVLYLDAVADSTTALEDTLATAEWLVEAGKVRIVGAAGYTAAQLVEARIFASAGYPRITVLDVPYNVLRRHEFDADLKLVAGAQGMAVTPSHALEHGFLSGRHRTKGRSGFSVRGAQLAANINRRGSRTLRALDAVGAELGVPDAAVAVAWLLAQKQVVAPIVNAFAPHHVEEMVQGVGVQLNRAQLAEIARAAQ; this is encoded by the coding sequence ATGGCTTTCGACGCAGATGCGACACTGACGCAGCACGAGACGCGCGCGGATGCCGCCGCTCCAGCCGCTCCGGCCCCGGGGACTCCGCACCCCTCGGCCCCCATTCCGGTGCAGGGTCCGGGGGTCGGCAACGACGTCCGCGTCACGCTCGGCGAGGGCGGGCCGCCGGTGTTCCCGCTCGTCCTCGGCGGCGGCGAGTTCGGCTGGAACGTCGATCTCGAGTCGAGCCACGACATCCTCGACACGTATGTCGAGCTCGGCGGCAACATGGTGCATTCGTCCGACGGCTATGCCGGCGGGCGCAGCGAGCACATCATCGGCCAGTGGCTGCACTCGCGCGGGCTCCGCGACGACGTCGTGCTCGCCGACCGCATCGGCGCGAACCCCGACAACCCCGGGCTCGGACCGGTGAACCTCGTGCGCGCCGTCGAGGCCTCGCTGACGCGACTGCGCACCGACCGGATCGACGTGCTCTACCTCGATGCCGTCGCCGACTCCACGACCGCGCTCGAAGACACCCTCGCGACTGCCGAGTGGCTGGTCGAGGCCGGCAAGGTCCGCATCGTCGGCGCCGCCGGCTACACCGCCGCCCAGCTCGTCGAGGCGCGCATCTTCGCCTCCGCCGGCTACCCCCGGATCACGGTGCTCGACGTGCCGTACAACGTGCTGCGCCGTCACGAGTTCGACGCCGACCTCAAACTCGTCGCCGGGGCGCAGGGCATGGCGGTGACGCCGTCGCATGCGCTGGAGCACGGATTCCTCTCGGGTCGTCACCGCACGAAGGGCCGCAGCGGCTTCTCGGTGCGCGGCGCCCAGCTCGCGGCGAACATCAACCGCCGCGGCAGCCGGACGCTGCGCGCCCTCGACGCCGTCGGAGCCGAGCTCGGCGTTCCCGATGCGGCGGTGGCCGTGGCCTGGTTGCTCGCCCAGAAGCAGGTAGTCGCCCCGATCGTGAACGCGTTCGCCCCTCATCACGTCGAAGAGATGGTGCAGGGCGTCGGGGTGCAGCTGAATCGGGCGCAACTGGCCGAGATCGCCCGCGCCGCTCAGTGA